Proteins co-encoded in one Natronorubrum daqingense genomic window:
- a CDS encoding D-2-hydroxyacid dehydrogenase, with amino-acid sequence MSESDTAELLVLRRGAHGMPIESYADALRTRLPEWDVTLARTPTAERDLIEDARFVTGMMLDEELLEHARSLEVFGCAYAGTGHLPLTELDERDVTVTNASGVHGPNIGEHVLGAILRFARRFHVGARRQERREWRHYKTHELQDSTVTIVGLGAIGRAVCERLEAFGVETVGVRYSPEKGGPTDEVIGFDDEEFEDALARTEYLVLACPLTETTRGVIDREALVTIDPNAVLVNVARGPVVETDALLTALRSGWIRGAALDVTDPEPLPEAHPLWTFSNVQITPHNAGHTPKYYDRLADIVAENASRFRADPNAELENQIDS; translated from the coding sequence ATGAGCGAGTCAGACACGGCCGAACTCCTCGTCCTTCGTCGGGGCGCACACGGAATGCCGATCGAATCGTACGCGGATGCGCTCCGCACGCGGCTTCCGGAGTGGGACGTAACCCTTGCCCGGACACCCACCGCAGAACGTGACTTGATCGAGGATGCTCGATTCGTCACCGGAATGATGCTCGACGAGGAGTTACTCGAGCACGCACGCTCGCTCGAGGTGTTCGGGTGTGCGTACGCGGGGACTGGCCATCTTCCGCTCACGGAGCTCGACGAGCGGGACGTGACGGTCACGAACGCGTCGGGTGTACACGGGCCGAACATCGGCGAACACGTCCTCGGTGCGATCCTTCGATTCGCGCGTCGCTTCCACGTTGGGGCTCGTCGACAGGAACGTCGAGAGTGGCGTCACTACAAGACCCACGAATTGCAGGACTCGACGGTGACAATCGTCGGATTGGGTGCGATCGGACGGGCCGTGTGCGAGCGTCTCGAGGCGTTTGGCGTCGAAACTGTTGGGGTACGCTACTCGCCGGAGAAGGGCGGGCCGACGGACGAAGTGATTGGATTCGACGACGAGGAGTTCGAAGATGCACTGGCACGAACCGAGTACCTCGTTCTCGCGTGTCCGCTCACGGAGACGACTCGCGGGGTTATCGATCGAGAAGCGCTCGTGACGATCGATCCGAACGCGGTTCTCGTCAACGTCGCGCGAGGGCCGGTCGTCGAGACGGATGCGTTGCTCACGGCCCTTCGGTCTGGATGGATACGCGGGGCAGCACTCGACGTTACCGATCCCGAACCGCTGCCAGAAGCCCATCCGCTGTGGACGTTCTCGAACGTCCAGATCACGCCACACAACGCGGGCCACACGCCGAAGTACTACGACCGACTCGCAGATATCGTCGCGGAGAACGCCAGTCGGTTCCGAGCCGATCCGAACGCGGAACTCGAGAATCAGATCGACTCGTAG
- a CDS encoding universal stress protein, with amino-acid sequence MTLSFDGTVIVPAADPDDGERTATSLAPHLTASSKVIVVNVVEKSGGGIDKAPVAQREEHAEDIFRRTRSPLEQTDATVETAVLYGTDIVERVFTEAGDRNADAVVFVPRAGNRLAELLTGDVARRMVKEASVPVVALPQTDV; translated from the coding sequence ATGACACTCTCGTTCGACGGGACGGTTATCGTTCCCGCGGCAGATCCGGACGACGGGGAACGGACGGCGACGTCACTCGCCCCACATCTCACTGCCTCGAGTAAGGTAATCGTCGTCAACGTCGTCGAAAAATCGGGGGGCGGAATCGACAAGGCTCCGGTCGCACAGCGCGAGGAACACGCCGAAGACATCTTCAGGCGCACCCGGTCCCCGCTCGAGCAAACGGACGCGACGGTCGAAACGGCGGTCCTCTACGGGACGGATATCGTCGAGCGGGTGTTCACCGAAGCAGGGGACCGGAACGCCGATGCCGTGGTGTTCGTTCCGCGAGCGGGAAATCGTCTCGCGGAATTACTTACCGGCGACGTTGCCCGACGAATGGTCAAGGAAGCGTCGGTCCCAGTCGTTGCACTGCCCCAGACTGACGTCTAA
- a CDS encoding DUF7344 domain-containing protein, which yields MLPAISDPESLTPITGSASTDAAATDSSSRSLDVLANRRRHYVLQYLEEADEPISLEELADHVAITEHDEDRSTIADYGDALLGTRRRVMLSLRHLHIPKLEAADAVDFDIDANTVTPGPASESLLARAETVEATTGNEYNNQ from the coding sequence ATGCTTCCCGCAATCTCCGACCCCGAATCGTTGACGCCAATTACGGGGTCCGCTTCGACGGACGCGGCTGCAACCGACAGCAGTTCACGATCGCTGGACGTCCTCGCAAACCGCCGCCGGCACTACGTTCTTCAGTATCTCGAAGAGGCCGACGAACCGATTTCGCTCGAAGAACTGGCAGACCACGTCGCGATCACGGAACACGACGAAGACCGCAGTACGATTGCAGACTACGGCGACGCACTGTTGGGCACTCGCCGTCGCGTCATGCTTTCACTTCGGCACCTTCACATTCCAAAATTAGAAGCCGCCGATGCGGTTGACTTCGATATCGACGCGAACACCGTCACGCCGGGTCCGGCGAGTGAGTCACTACTTGCGCGAGCGGAAACTGTCGAAGCAACGACTGGGAACGAATACAACAACCAGTAA
- the asd gene encoding aspartate-semialdehyde dehydrogenase, producing MAVRVGVLGATGAVGQRLIQLLEPHPEFEIAALTASDSSAGKTYRQAAKWRVDSPIPSDVAEMTVTATDPDEVPNDVDLLFSSLPSSVGAEVEPGFCEDGYVVSSNSSNGRMADDIPLVIPEVNADHLDLLEVQRDERGWDGAMVKNPNCSTITFVPTLAALAEYGLEKVHVSTLQAVSGAGYDGVSSMEIIDNAIPHIGSEEDKLETESRKLLGSFDGAELSHNQMDVSASCNRIPTIDGHLENVWVETEDDLSTEAAASAMEAYPSLDLRSSPDPLIHVFDEPDRPQPRMDRTLGDGMAIGAGGLQETPFGLQYNCLAHNTIRGAAGASVLNGELLLENGLI from the coding sequence ATGGCAGTACGAGTTGGCGTCCTCGGCGCAACCGGTGCCGTTGGACAGCGACTAATTCAGCTTCTCGAACCCCACCCGGAGTTCGAAATCGCCGCATTGACCGCAAGTGACTCGAGCGCTGGCAAGACGTACCGACAGGCCGCGAAGTGGCGTGTCGACAGCCCGATCCCCAGCGACGTCGCCGAGATGACCGTCACCGCGACGGATCCAGACGAGGTTCCAAACGACGTCGACCTGTTGTTCTCCTCGCTCCCCTCGAGCGTCGGTGCCGAAGTCGAACCCGGCTTCTGTGAAGACGGCTACGTCGTCTCTTCGAACTCCTCGAATGGGCGCATGGCCGACGACATTCCACTCGTCATCCCCGAAGTCAACGCCGACCACCTCGACCTCCTCGAGGTCCAGCGAGACGAGCGCGGTTGGGACGGTGCGATGGTCAAGAACCCCAACTGCTCGACGATCACCTTCGTCCCCACGCTCGCCGCTCTGGCAGAGTACGGCCTCGAGAAAGTTCACGTCTCCACCCTGCAGGCCGTCTCCGGCGCGGGCTACGACGGCGTCTCCTCGATGGAGATCATCGACAATGCGATTCCCCACATCGGCAGCGAGGAGGACAAACTCGAGACCGAATCTCGAAAACTGCTCGGATCGTTCGACGGGGCCGAACTCAGCCACAACCAGATGGACGTCTCGGCGTCGTGTAACCGCATCCCGACGATAGACGGTCACCTCGAGAACGTCTGGGTCGAAACCGAAGACGACCTGAGTACCGAAGCGGCTGCATCGGCGATGGAGGCGTACCCGTCGCTCGACCTTCGCTCCTCGCCCGACCCGCTCATCCACGTGTTCGACGAACCGGACCGACCCCAGCCACGAATGGACCGAACGCTCGGCGACGGCATGGCCATTGGCGCAGGCGGCCTGCAGGAAACGCCGTTTGGCCTCCAGTACAACTGCCTCGCCCACAACACGATTCGCGGCGCTGCCGGCGCGAGCGTCCTGAACGGCGAACTCCTCCTCGAGAACGGCCTCATCTAA
- a CDS encoding 30S ribosomal protein S17e → MAIKPAYVKKTGNLLLERYPEAFTTDFEQNKDSVTELTTVESKGVRNRIAGYVTRKKSSQTATA, encoded by the coding sequence ATGGCAATCAAACCGGCCTACGTCAAGAAGACCGGGAACCTCCTCTTGGAACGGTACCCGGAGGCGTTCACGACCGACTTCGAACAGAACAAAGACAGCGTCACCGAACTCACCACCGTCGAGTCCAAAGGGGTCCGTAACCGGATCGCAGGCTACGTCACCCGAAAGAAGAGTTCCCAGACGGCGACGGCGTAA
- a CDS encoding DUF447 domain-containing protein, which produces MSDDASHSDPDAPTRESTVWPLHLSGVTESIVSTLGPNGLWNFAALGLFADDEAEGAPITARTWGNTRTRRNFHRQGEGYVVFVDDPVVFADAALSIVEREEPVLECAHAWAHVSVEQTDAGTSDGTEWETWRLSPVEAGIESKTVPTIDRGFAAVVEATVVASRLGVPGYDEETLRERLEYVASVVDRAGSRREKDALERVREHTEW; this is translated from the coding sequence ATGAGCGACGACGCGTCCCACTCCGACCCAGACGCGCCGACGCGAGAATCCACAGTGTGGCCACTCCACCTCTCCGGGGTCACCGAATCCATCGTCTCGACGCTTGGACCAAACGGGCTGTGGAATTTCGCCGCACTCGGGCTGTTCGCTGACGACGAAGCCGAAGGCGCGCCAATCACGGCACGGACGTGGGGTAATACTCGAACGCGTCGGAACTTTCACCGACAGGGAGAAGGCTACGTCGTATTCGTCGACGACCCCGTCGTCTTCGCGGACGCCGCGCTCTCGATCGTCGAACGCGAAGAGCCAGTTCTCGAGTGTGCGCACGCGTGGGCACACGTCTCCGTCGAGCAAACCGACGCTGGAACGAGCGACGGAACCGAGTGGGAAACGTGGCGACTCTCCCCGGTCGAGGCAGGGATCGAATCGAAAACGGTGCCGACGATTGACCGCGGCTTCGCAGCCGTCGTCGAAGCCACCGTCGTGGCGTCCCGACTCGGCGTTCCCGGCTACGACGAGGAGACCCTCCGCGAGCGACTCGAGTACGTCGCCTCCGTCGTCGACCGGGCGGGGAGTCGACGAGAGAAAGACGCGCTCGAACGCGTCCGCGAGCACACGGAGTGGTGA
- a CDS encoding triphosphoribosyl-dephospho-CoA synthase, with protein MRTPAQQAELALLLEVAGTPKPGNVDRHRDLEELRFEHFLAGAVGARTGLDLAADGEPVGTAFERAVKGMAAQGGDNTQFGALLLLTPLVRAARDDLTRATVSSVCENTTVADAAGFYRAFDHVDVFVDEPPADMEPLDVRRGSDAIPALEERELTLFDVMERSVPGDDVAREWLTDFERSFGAAERLADTDETEPLSKRTADVFLELLAERPDTLVANRRGEDVATSVSERAAQLLADDGLESDPDALEAFADDLVSRGINPGTTADVTAAGLFIALEREAISV; from the coding sequence ATGCGAACGCCAGCGCAACAGGCTGAACTGGCACTCCTCCTCGAGGTCGCAGGAACGCCCAAGCCGGGCAACGTCGACCGACATCGCGACCTCGAGGAGTTGCGGTTCGAACACTTCCTCGCGGGTGCCGTGGGCGCACGAACGGGGCTCGACCTCGCAGCCGACGGCGAGCCGGTCGGGACGGCCTTCGAGCGTGCCGTCAAAGGGATGGCTGCCCAGGGCGGGGACAACACGCAGTTCGGCGCGCTCTTGTTGCTCACCCCGCTGGTCCGGGCCGCTCGAGACGACCTGACTCGAGCGACCGTTTCGAGCGTCTGCGAGAACACGACCGTCGCGGACGCGGCCGGCTTCTATCGCGCGTTCGACCACGTCGACGTCTTCGTCGACGAACCGCCGGCAGACATGGAGCCACTCGACGTTCGTCGCGGAAGCGACGCGATTCCGGCACTCGAGGAACGGGAGCTGACCCTCTTCGACGTGATGGAACGGAGCGTGCCCGGAGACGACGTCGCTCGAGAGTGGCTCACCGATTTTGAGCGGTCGTTTGGCGCTGCGGAGCGCCTCGCCGACACCGACGAAACAGAGCCGCTATCGAAACGCACCGCTGACGTTTTTCTGGAGTTGCTCGCCGAGCGGCCTGATACCCTCGTCGCGAATCGCCGCGGTGAGGACGTCGCCACAAGCGTCTCCGAACGCGCGGCGCAGTTGCTCGCGGACGACGGCCTCGAGTCGGACCCCGACGCACTCGAAGCCTTCGCAGACGACCTCGTCTCCCGCGGGATCAACCCGGGCACGACGGCGGACGTGACGGCCGCAGGGCTCTTCATCGCGCTCGAGCGCGAGGCGATCAGCGTATGA
- a CDS encoding tRNA-dihydrouridine synthase: MFSPPLALASLSGESDAAWAEAGAEFAGGAFLGGIALDEDARDAARALVDRDRTEFLPDDPLAFIDAQLAALEDVDLQPGFNVRSATVDPIPDAARICRDRDALLEINAHCRQDELCAVGCGESLLRDDERLRTYVEAAAETGVTVGVKVRAEVSGVDLPALAVALESAGASFVHVDAMDTESIVRDIVAETDLFVVANNGVRDEATVNEYAEYGADAVSVGRPSDNPVVLERVHDAVVEQTSQDSSSPHL; encoded by the coding sequence ATGTTCTCACCACCACTCGCCCTCGCGAGTCTCAGCGGCGAATCCGACGCGGCCTGGGCCGAAGCCGGAGCCGAGTTCGCCGGCGGGGCGTTCCTCGGGGGTATCGCACTCGACGAGGACGCTCGAGACGCGGCCAGAGCGCTCGTCGACAGGGACCGAACCGAGTTCCTCCCGGACGATCCCCTCGCCTTCATCGACGCCCAACTCGCCGCGCTCGAGGACGTCGACCTTCAACCGGGATTCAACGTGCGGAGTGCGACCGTCGACCCGATCCCGGACGCGGCTCGCATCTGTCGGGATCGAGACGCGCTCCTCGAGATCAACGCCCACTGCAGACAGGACGAACTCTGTGCGGTCGGCTGTGGCGAATCGCTGCTGCGAGACGACGAGCGACTCCGCACGTACGTCGAAGCGGCGGCCGAAACCGGTGTCACTGTCGGCGTGAAAGTTCGAGCGGAAGTGTCGGGAGTCGACCTCCCCGCGCTCGCTGTCGCCCTCGAGTCCGCCGGCGCGTCGTTCGTCCACGTCGACGCGATGGACACCGAGTCGATCGTCCGCGATATCGTGGCGGAGACGGATCTGTTCGTCGTCGCCAATAACGGCGTCCGAGACGAGGCGACCGTCAACGAGTACGCGGAGTACGGCGCGGACGCGGTCAGCGTCGGCCGACCGAGTGACAACCCGGTCGTCCTCGAGCGCGTCCACGACGCCGTCGTCGAGCAGACCAGTCAGGACTCGTCGTCGCCTCACCTATAA
- the cofD gene encoding 2-phospho-L-lactate transferase gives MVTFLSGGTGTPKVLDGAGVVFSPEETTVVANTGDDIELGGLFVSPDVDTLLFQGGGVLDRETWWGIDGDTHRTNTALADIADAAGLPGGPQYLPEEKQTNGMELANWRRFSGVDEFMTIGDRDRAVHITRTSLLQQGHTLCEATQRLADAFDVSIDILPMSNDPVASLVHTEDGTMHFQEFWVAHRGEPAVETVEFRGSSNAQPAPGVLEALSETVVVGPSNPVTSIGPMLTLPGVAEALSETTVVAVSPFLGDDAFSGPAGELMGAVDATPNTEGLATAYPFADAFVVDDTDDAVFDRPTFQTDIRIDTPDDAARVARTIEQAIEVVE, from the coding sequence ATGGTTACGTTCCTCTCCGGGGGCACCGGCACGCCGAAGGTACTCGACGGCGCTGGTGTCGTCTTTTCGCCGGAGGAAACAACTGTCGTCGCCAACACCGGCGACGATATCGAACTCGGCGGACTGTTCGTCTCGCCCGACGTCGACACGCTCTTGTTTCAGGGTGGCGGGGTACTCGATCGCGAGACGTGGTGGGGGATCGACGGGGATACCCACCGAACGAACACAGCGCTGGCCGATATCGCGGACGCTGCAGGACTCCCCGGCGGCCCGCAGTACCTCCCAGAGGAAAAACAGACCAACGGAATGGAACTCGCGAACTGGCGGCGATTCTCCGGCGTCGACGAGTTCATGACGATCGGCGACCGCGACCGCGCTGTCCACATCACACGGACGAGTCTCCTCCAGCAGGGACACACGCTGTGCGAGGCAACCCAGCGACTCGCCGACGCGTTCGACGTTTCGATCGACATCCTCCCGATGAGTAACGACCCCGTCGCGAGTCTCGTCCACACCGAAGACGGCACGATGCACTTCCAGGAGTTCTGGGTCGCCCACCGTGGCGAACCTGCCGTCGAAACCGTCGAATTTCGCGGCTCGTCGAACGCCCAACCCGCACCGGGCGTCCTCGAGGCACTCTCCGAGACCGTCGTCGTCGGACCCTCGAATCCGGTCACCAGCATCGGTCCGATGTTGACGTTACCGGGCGTTGCGGAGGCGCTCTCCGAGACGACGGTCGTCGCCGTCTCCCCGTTCCTCGGCGACGACGCGTTCTCGGGGCCCGCGGGCGAACTCATGGGCGCGGTCGACGCGACGCCGAATACGGAAGGGCTGGCGACGGCGTATCCCTTCGCCGACGCGTTCGTCGTCGACGACACGGACGACGCGGTATTCGATCGACCGACGTTCCAGACCGACATTCGCATCGACACGCCGGACGACGCGGCACGCGTCGCGCGAACGATCGAGCAAGCGATCGAGGTCGTCGAGTGA
- the ligA gene encoding ATP-dependent DNA ligase LigA has product MEFATFAQRVAAIEAEPADLEIVTLVTELFEETLETPSLEGVNPGSDAGHGTDSSDDLDTPDTLEIVARFVQGRVFPAWQSRTLDIGPSTCYEAIARAAGTNVRTDDVEARLADIGEIGEVAASYDLGGQQGLGAFGGGSSSDDGTDGTDLTVREVYETLSELAAAEGAGSQDRKVDLLFGLVNRCSSEEARYLARLVLSEMRIGVGEGTVRDAIAEAFDVPGGEVERALQVSNDYGQVARVARDDGLEGLTQLDLAVGRPVQAMLAQAGTVTDALEEWECAAVEWKYDGARIQLHYEPDSDDASETIGVFSRNMEDVTDALPEVVEFAEETLENPVILDGEVVAIDDDGTPLPFQEVLKRFRRKHDVEKAREDVTVRPVFFDCLHADGDDLLEEPLTTRHDRLEAVLRDGDEQSRSPENVDGLSLLWRSDDPEEIESIDAEALEGGHEGIMLKNPESTYSPGRRGKHWRKRKPDVETLDCVVTGAEWGEGRRATFLGTFELSVLAGEAGDELETVGKVATGITDEKLEELTALLEPYITVEEGQEVSLEPEVVFEVGYEEIQTSPTYSSGYALRFPRFVGVRSDKETADADSLERLERLRG; this is encoded by the coding sequence ATGGAGTTCGCCACGTTCGCCCAACGTGTGGCCGCGATCGAAGCCGAGCCCGCCGATCTCGAGATCGTTACACTCGTCACGGAACTGTTCGAGGAGACGCTCGAGACGCCCTCGCTCGAGGGTGTAAATCCCGGCTCCGACGCCGGGCACGGCACTGACTCGTCCGACGACCTCGACACACCAGACACCCTCGAGATCGTCGCCCGATTCGTGCAGGGGCGGGTCTTTCCGGCCTGGCAGTCCCGAACGCTCGATATCGGGCCGAGCACGTGCTACGAGGCGATCGCTCGGGCGGCGGGGACGAACGTACGAACCGACGACGTCGAGGCGCGACTCGCGGATATCGGTGAGATCGGCGAGGTCGCGGCGAGTTACGACCTCGGCGGACAGCAGGGACTCGGAGCCTTCGGTGGCGGATCCTCGAGCGACGACGGAACCGATGGAACCGACCTCACCGTCCGGGAGGTCTACGAGACGCTTTCGGAACTCGCGGCGGCCGAAGGCGCCGGCAGCCAGGATCGAAAGGTCGACCTCCTCTTCGGGCTGGTCAATCGCTGCTCGAGCGAGGAGGCGCGTTACCTCGCACGGCTCGTCCTCTCGGAGATGCGCATCGGCGTCGGCGAGGGAACCGTCCGCGACGCGATCGCCGAGGCGTTCGACGTTCCCGGCGGCGAGGTCGAACGCGCGCTGCAGGTCTCGAACGACTACGGGCAAGTCGCTCGAGTGGCCCGCGACGACGGCCTCGAGGGCCTGACCCAACTCGACCTCGCCGTCGGCCGCCCCGTTCAGGCGATGCTCGCACAGGCCGGCACGGTGACGGACGCCCTCGAGGAGTGGGAGTGCGCGGCCGTCGAGTGGAAGTACGACGGCGCACGGATTCAACTGCACTACGAGCCCGATTCGGACGACGCGAGCGAGACGATCGGCGTCTTCTCGAGGAACATGGAAGACGTCACCGACGCGCTGCCCGAAGTCGTCGAGTTCGCCGAGGAGACGCTCGAGAACCCCGTCATTTTGGACGGCGAAGTGGTGGCCATCGACGACGACGGCACGCCGCTCCCGTTCCAGGAGGTACTCAAACGCTTCCGGCGAAAGCACGACGTCGAGAAGGCTCGGGAAGACGTGACGGTTCGGCCGGTGTTCTTCGACTGTTTGCACGCCGACGGCGACGACTTGCTCGAGGAGCCGTTGACAACTCGCCACGACAGGCTCGAGGCGGTCCTTCGCGATGGGGACGAACAATCTCGCTCTCCCGAGAACGTGGACGGACTCTCCCTGCTCTGGCGGAGCGACGACCCCGAGGAGATCGAGTCGATCGACGCCGAGGCGCTCGAGGGCGGCCACGAGGGGATCATGCTCAAGAATCCCGAATCGACGTATTCGCCCGGTCGTCGGGGGAAACACTGGCGCAAACGCAAGCCGGACGTCGAGACGCTCGACTGCGTCGTAACGGGGGCGGAGTGGGGCGAAGGTCGGCGGGCGACGTTTTTGGGTACGTTCGAACTCTCCGTGCTGGCGGGGGAGGCGGGCGACGAACTCGAGACCGTCGGCAAGGTCGCAACGGGAATCACCGACGAAAAACTCGAGGAGTTGACCGCGTTGCTCGAGCCCTACATTACTGTCGAGGAGGGGCAGGAAGTCTCCCTCGAGCCCGAAGTCGTCTTCGAGGTGGGATACGAGGAGATCCAGACCTCGCCGACGTACTCTTCGGGCTACGCCCTGCGGTTCCCGCGGTTCGTGGGGGTGCGTTCGGACAAGGAGACGGCGGACGCGGATTCCCTCGAGCGACTCGAACGACTTCGCGGGTGA
- the hisC gene encoding histidinol-phosphate transaminase encodes MQPRDLSDHVAYEAGRGIEEVARELGRDPSEFVKLASNENPHGPSPAATVALREAASSVSSYPKAAHADLSAAVAERWDVSADQIWLANGGDGAIDYLSRATLEPDDTVLVPSPGFAYYGMSARFHHGDVREYDLEREDDFEQSADAVLSAYDGDRLVYLTSPHNPTGTTIPLAEIETIAAETDDDTLVVVDEAYGEFADRDSAVALLEGRDGFDARDDVAVLRTFSKAYGLAGLRLGYAVVPDEWAEAYARVNTPFAASELACRAGLAALEDDEHVARTVETTEDARAYMREHIDAHVWESEGNFVLVDVGEASAVAQAMQESGVIVRDCSSFGLPECIRITCGTEEETERAVDTLNDVLESAGTGSEVSET; translated from the coding sequence ATGCAACCGCGCGACCTGTCCGATCACGTCGCTTACGAGGCGGGTCGGGGCATCGAGGAAGTCGCCCGCGAACTCGGGCGCGACCCCTCTGAATTCGTCAAACTCGCCTCGAACGAGAACCCACACGGGCCCTCGCCCGCAGCCACCGTGGCGCTTCGCGAGGCCGCCTCGAGCGTGAGTTCCTACCCGAAAGCGGCTCACGCCGACCTGAGCGCCGCCGTCGCCGAGCGCTGGGACGTTTCTGCCGACCAAATTTGGCTGGCAAACGGCGGCGACGGGGCGATCGATTACCTCTCCCGAGCGACGCTCGAGCCCGACGACACCGTGCTCGTTCCCTCGCCGGGGTTCGCCTACTACGGCATGAGCGCCCGATTCCACCACGGCGACGTCCGGGAGTACGACCTCGAGCGAGAGGACGACTTCGAACAGTCGGCCGACGCCGTGCTTTCGGCGTACGACGGCGACCGACTCGTCTACCTCACGAGCCCGCACAACCCGACGGGGACGACGATCCCGCTCGCAGAAATCGAGACGATTGCCGCGGAAACGGACGACGACACGCTCGTCGTCGTCGACGAAGCCTACGGCGAGTTCGCCGACCGCGACAGCGCCGTCGCGTTGCTCGAGGGCCGAGACGGGTTCGACGCTCGAGACGACGTCGCCGTCTTGCGAACGTTCTCGAAAGCCTACGGACTCGCCGGCCTCAGACTCGGCTACGCCGTCGTTCCCGACGAGTGGGCTGAGGCCTACGCTCGCGTCAACACCCCCTTTGCCGCGAGCGAACTCGCATGTCGCGCCGGATTGGCCGCCCTCGAGGACGACGAACACGTCGCGCGCACCGTCGAGACGACCGAAGACGCCCGCGCGTACATGCGCGAACACATCGACGCTCACGTCTGGGAGAGCGAGGGGAACTTCGTCCTCGTCGACGTCGGCGAGGCGAGCGCCGTCGCGCAAGCGATGCAAGAATCGGGCGTTATCGTCCGGGACTGCTCAAGTTTCGGCCTCCCCGAGTGCATCCGAATTACCTGCGGAACGGAGGAGGAAACCGAACGCGCCGTCGACACGCTCAACGACGTGCTCGAGTCGGCTGGGACTGGTTCGGAGGTGTCCGAAACATGA
- a CDS encoding adenylate kinase family protein — MRIAVTGTPGTGKTTATERLASKLEERDAAESSADFDVIHLNTVLEDEALYTEVDADRQSKVADLDALAAWLEGREDTIVESHLAHHFDADRVAVLRCAPEPLEKRLLERGETEAKAAENAESEALDVILAEAVDEHGLESIYEIDTTDRTPDAVAAELAAVVTGDREPSAGDADFVGYLT; from the coding sequence ATGAGAATTGCCGTCACCGGAACCCCGGGAACGGGGAAGACGACCGCGACGGAACGCCTCGCGTCGAAACTCGAGGAGAGAGACGCTGCAGAGTCGTCGGCCGATTTCGACGTGATCCACCTCAACACGGTGCTCGAGGACGAAGCACTCTACACCGAGGTCGACGCCGACCGACAGAGCAAGGTCGCCGACCTCGATGCGCTCGCGGCGTGGCTCGAGGGTCGCGAGGATACTATCGTCGAGTCCCACCTCGCACACCACTTCGATGCCGACCGGGTCGCCGTGCTTCGGTGTGCTCCCGAACCGCTCGAGAAACGGCTGCTCGAGCGCGGTGAGACCGAGGCGAAGGCGGCGGAGAACGCAGAGAGCGAGGCGCTCGACGTGATCCTCGCAGAAGCCGTCGATGAACACGGCCTCGAGTCGATCTACGAAATCGATACGACCGACCGCACGCCCGACGCCGTCGCCGCGGAACTCGCGGCGGTTGTGACGGGTGATCGCGAACCGAGTGCAGGCGACGCCGACTTCGTGGGGTATCTCACATGA
- a CDS encoding CDP-alcohol phosphatidyltransferase family protein — MTLDKFRPYVSRFLDPFVKGFDKVGMTPDGVSILAFGMAVLAAGAFMLGGRADPVWYAVAATLVFLNGWLDIVDGALAREQNVASAGGDLLDHVLDRYADIVIIAGLAAGIGDYLLGFLAVTGVVMTSYLGTQAQAVGLDRVYGGLVGRADRLAIIGIVGFLAFPLAGEYGGLTLTGWLLVFLAVVGHLTALQRFVHSWSALE; from the coding sequence ATGACGCTCGATAAGTTCAGGCCGTACGTTTCGAGATTTCTCGACCCGTTCGTGAAAGGATTCGACAAGGTGGGCATGACGCCCGACGGCGTGAGTATCCTTGCCTTTGGCATGGCCGTCCTCGCGGCGGGGGCATTCATGCTCGGGGGCCGTGCAGACCCCGTCTGGTACGCCGTTGCCGCGACGCTGGTCTTTCTCAACGGCTGGCTCGACATCGTCGACGGCGCACTCGCTCGAGAGCAAAACGTCGCCTCGGCGGGCGGGGACCTCCTCGATCACGTGCTCGATCGCTACGCCGACATCGTCATCATCGCGGGACTCGCAGCCGGTATCGGGGATTACCTCCTCGGATTTCTGGCCGTGACCGGCGTCGTTATGACCTCCTACCTCGGCACGCAAGCCCAGGCAGTCGGTCTCGACCGCGTTTACGGTGGATTGGTCGGCCGAGCGGATCGCTTAGCGATCATCGGCATCGTCGGCTTCCTCGCCTTCCCGCTCGCCGGCGAGTATGGCGGACTCACACTCACCGGCTGGTTGCTCGTCTTCCTCGCCGTCGTCGGCCACCTGACCGCCCTCCAGCGATTCGTCCACTCCTGGTCGGCACTCGAGTAG